A genome region from Flavobacterium sp. includes the following:
- a CDS encoding M13 family metallopeptidase — MKKTIMLFIAILAFTACSKHQDKKNVAITGIDSTLRPGNDFFRYVNGKWYDSVSIPASQSGVGAYMFMNFPQRIRLQGILDSISKSKNPEGSVAQKVGDFYASGMDTVTIDKRGYTPIKPLLAKIEAISDLPSLMNFVVNEVKGDNSSIISLNVFTDDKNSSMNIAQIYQTGIGLPDRDYYFKSDSSTVAIQQAYKKYLTALFQQTGSDANEAKKNADLVYNIDKQLAASHKTKVELRDVHANYNKIAVTDLVKRHPNINWTTFLNNLGAKTDSINVCQPAYYDALNKLLKSIPIANWKIYLKANSLERYADYLSKPFVDASFEYTKVLSGQAVQKTRGEKMANVIDTYLGEALGELYVKKYFSEDAKKRMLVLVNNLQKAYAKRIDKLDWMSPVTKQKAKEKLFAITKKIGYPDKWRDYSNVHISRNTFFENMVSAATAAYQFQLAKLDKPVDKSQWFTTTPTVTAYNNPTANEIVFPAGILQPPYFDNNADDALNYGGIGMVIGHEITHTFDDQGAQYDKDGNLKNWWTKEDYAQFKSRIQQVINMYSTYTVLGNLHVNGEMTVGENTADIAGIAVAYDAFKMTEQGKGNEKIDGFTPDQRFFISIAKIWRVKMKDEFLRLWINNNPHSPPNWRVNGPLMNTTPFYDAFNVKPGDKMFLPKKDRITIW; from the coding sequence ATGAAAAAAACAATAATGCTCTTTATTGCAATTTTAGCTTTTACAGCATGTTCAAAACATCAGGATAAAAAGAATGTTGCTATCACTGGAATAGATTCCACATTGCGTCCTGGGAATGATTTTTTTAGATATGTAAATGGCAAATGGTATGATTCTGTATCAATACCGGCATCTCAATCTGGAGTAGGGGCTTATATGTTTATGAATTTTCCGCAACGAATTCGTCTACAGGGAATATTAGACAGTATCTCAAAAAGTAAAAACCCAGAAGGAAGCGTAGCGCAAAAGGTTGGAGATTTTTATGCATCCGGAATGGATACAGTAACCATCGACAAACGCGGTTATACACCAATCAAACCTCTTCTGGCTAAAATTGAAGCAATTAGCGATTTACCGTCATTAATGAACTTTGTAGTTAATGAAGTAAAAGGAGACAATTCTTCTATTATTAGTCTCAATGTATTTACTGATGATAAAAACAGCAGTATGAACATTGCCCAAATCTATCAAACAGGTATTGGTTTGCCAGACAGAGACTATTATTTCAAATCAGATTCGTCAACTGTTGCCATACAGCAAGCATACAAAAAATACCTTACTGCATTATTTCAGCAAACAGGCAGCGATGCCAATGAAGCTAAAAAGAATGCTGATTTGGTTTACAATATTGACAAACAACTCGCAGCTTCGCATAAAACAAAAGTCGAACTGAGAGATGTACACGCAAATTATAATAAAATAGCTGTGACAGATCTTGTAAAAAGACATCCCAACATAAACTGGACAACTTTTTTAAATAATTTAGGAGCCAAAACAGATTCAATTAATGTATGTCAGCCAGCTTATTACGATGCGTTGAATAAGCTTTTAAAATCCATTCCTATTGCTAATTGGAAAATTTATCTGAAAGCAAATTCTTTAGAGAGATATGCCGATTATTTAAGTAAACCTTTTGTTGATGCTTCATTCGAATACACTAAAGTGCTTTCTGGTCAGGCTGTTCAAAAAACACGTGGCGAAAAAATGGCCAATGTTATTGATACTTATTTAGGTGAAGCATTGGGTGAATTGTATGTCAAGAAATACTTTTCAGAAGATGCCAAAAAACGTATGTTAGTTCTAGTAAATAATCTGCAAAAAGCATACGCTAAAAGAATTGATAAATTAGACTGGATGAGTCCGGTTACAAAGCAAAAAGCTAAAGAAAAATTATTCGCCATTACCAAAAAAATAGGATATCCGGATAAATGGAGAGATTACAGCAATGTACATATTTCCAGAAATACCTTTTTTGAAAATATGGTTTCGGCGGCAACAGCTGCGTATCAGTTTCAATTAGCAAAATTGGACAAACCGGTCGACAAATCACAATGGTTTACGACAACTCCAACCGTTACGGCTTATAATAATCCTACTGCAAATGAAATTGTTTTTCCTGCCGGAATTTTACAGCCTCCTTATTTTGACAATAATGCAGATGATGCGCTTAATTATGGTGGTATCGGAATGGTTATAGGTCACGAAATAACGCATACTTTTGATGACCAAGGCGCTCAATATGACAAAGATGGCAATCTGAAAAACTGGTGGACAAAAGAAGACTATGCACAGTTTAAATCAAGAATACAGCAGGTTATCAATATGTACAGTACTTATACTGTTTTAGGCAATCTACATGTAAATGGCGAAATGACTGTTGGCGAAAATACGGCAGATATTGCCGGAATAGCAGTTGCTTATGATGCTTTTAAAATGACCGAACAAGGAAAAGGAAACGAAAAAATCGACGGTTTTACGCCAGATCAGCGTTTCTTTATTTCGATAGCCAAAATATGGAGAGTAAAAATGAAAGACGAATTCCTGCGTTTGTGGATTAATAATAATCCGCATTCGCCGCCAAATTGGCGTGTGAATGGCCCTCTAATGAATACAACGCCATTTTACGATGCATTTAATGTAAAACCTGGAGATAAAATGTTTTTACCAAAGAAAGACAGAATAACTATTTGGTAA
- a CDS encoding class IIb bacteriocin, lactobin A/cerein 7B family produces MIKNILKLGGAEELTKEELKAVNGGVTEICAKALASGEAILKNGQPCPPEYPLAGGGCCFLA; encoded by the coding sequence ATGATAAAAAATATTTTAAAACTAGGCGGAGCTGAAGAATTAACAAAAGAAGAACTAAAAGCAGTAAATGGCGGAGTAACAGAAATTTGCGCTAAAGCACTTGCAAGCGGAGAAGCTATTTTAAAAAATGGACAACCATGTCCGCCAGAATATCCGTTAGCAGGTGGAGGATGTTGCTTTTTAGCTTAA
- a CDS encoding ThuA domain-containing protein: protein MNHLFSIKKSFLFSLILLTSYFLVSFHLKNTEQTSNYKIKKVLIFSKTNGFRHESISAGIAAIKKLGEENHFTVDATEDSLAINSKNLKQYKAVIFLSASGHVLGENQKMALQKFIQKGNGFMGIHSATNCEPDWSWYTEMIGGIFEGHPEPQNAKLIIVNHEHPSTKHLPAIWERKDEWYNFKYLNPNVNVLIKIDESSYKGGKHGDNHPLAWYHEYDGGRAFYTALGHSSESYNDPLFTQHLLGGIMYAIGK, encoded by the coding sequence ATGAACCATCTGTTTTCAATAAAAAAATCATTTTTATTCAGCTTAATTTTACTGACAAGTTATTTTCTGGTTTCTTTCCACTTAAAAAACACAGAACAAACCTCAAATTATAAAATCAAAAAAGTACTGATTTTTTCTAAAACTAACGGTTTCAGACATGAAAGCATTTCTGCCGGAATCGCAGCGATAAAAAAACTGGGAGAAGAAAATCATTTTACGGTAGATGCTACTGAAGACTCTCTGGCAATTAATTCAAAAAACTTAAAGCAATACAAAGCTGTTATATTTTTAAGCGCCTCAGGGCATGTTTTAGGCGAAAATCAAAAAATGGCTTTGCAAAAATTTATACAAAAAGGGAATGGTTTTATGGGTATTCATTCGGCTACAAACTGCGAACCAGACTGGTCTTGGTACACAGAAATGATCGGCGGAATTTTCGAAGGACATCCTGAACCGCAAAATGCTAAACTTATTATTGTGAATCACGAACATCCATCTACAAAACATCTTCCGGCGATTTGGGAACGAAAAGATGAATGGTACAATTTTAAATATTTAAACCCAAACGTAAATGTGCTTATAAAAATTGATGAATCTTCGTATAAAGGTGGTAAACATGGCGATAATCATCCTTTGGCGTGGTATCACGAATATGATGGCGGAAGAGCATTTTATACTGCTTTAGGACACAGTTCTGAAAGTTACAATGATCCTCTTTTTACGCAGCATTTGCTTGGTGGAATCATGTACGCTATAGGTAAATAA